One window of the Burkholderia sp. FERM BP-3421 genome contains the following:
- a CDS encoding lytic polysaccharide monooxygenase, translated as MKQLIRRPLTSAAVRTLAGALLVGFAAAAGAHGRITDPPSRIVLCTLGQNPNCDIDAWQANAMENGKFFPATQGGLTDPFAPADAKNAPPPPDGDIAGASTGGSVTVLDEQSPDRWTKVPLRSGAVQSFKWEFSAVHKTRRWNYFITRANWDPTQKLTRAQFEATPFCTIQNPGQPYWDPNANLVPQQPTIHQCQLPVRTGYQVILAVWEVADTAMGFYQVIDAYFTNDSTTRRPF; from the coding sequence ATGAAGCAGTTGATCCGACGTCCGCTCACTTCCGCCGCCGTGCGCACGCTGGCCGGCGCGCTGCTGGTCGGCTTCGCCGCCGCCGCCGGCGCGCACGGCCGCATCACCGATCCGCCGTCGCGCATCGTGCTGTGCACGCTGGGCCAGAACCCGAACTGCGATATCGACGCATGGCAGGCCAACGCGATGGAGAACGGCAAGTTCTTCCCCGCGACCCAGGGCGGCCTGACCGACCCGTTCGCGCCGGCCGATGCGAAGAACGCACCGCCGCCGCCCGACGGCGACATCGCGGGGGCAAGCACGGGCGGCAGCGTCACGGTGCTCGACGAACAGTCGCCCGATCGCTGGACCAAGGTGCCGCTGCGCTCCGGCGCGGTGCAGAGCTTCAAGTGGGAATTCAGCGCCGTGCACAAGACCCGCCGCTGGAACTACTTCATCACCCGCGCGAACTGGGATCCGACGCAAAAGCTCACGCGCGCGCAGTTCGAAGCCACGCCGTTCTGCACGATCCAGAATCCGGGCCAGCCGTACTGGGATCCGAACGCCAACCTGGTCCCGCAGCAACCGACCATTCACCAATGCCAGTTGCCGGTGCGCACGGGTTATCAGGTGATCCTCGCGGTCTGGGAAGTCGCCGACACCGCGATGGGCTTCTATCAGGTGATCGACGCGTACTTCACCAACGACAGCACGACGCGCCGTCCGTTCTGA